The nucleotide window AAGGTCTGGGTCTCAAGCAGCAGAGCATGAGGCCTAATgcaaagaactcaggcctgagaatcagaggacttgggttctaatcccagctctgccatgtgagtCATTTCgtatctctgtgtctcatttacctcatctttaagatgaggattaagatactgaaccccatgtgggacatggactgtgtccaaactgattgtctcacatctaccccagtgcttagtataatgcctggtgcagggtaagtacttaacaaatatctttttttaaaaaaaaagcagacaaGCTGTGCCTTGAGATCCCTTCCCCCAAATACTAGAGTGATGTCTTCTGAGGTGACCCAAGGCTCTGGTGACCTGCAAGAAGGCCAAGGTCCCTTTCACCTCTGCGTCTTCCAGTGTGTCACTGGACTTGTCACCTCCCCAAATAACAACAGCATTTAagcacagatctgtaatttattttaatgtctgcctcctcttttagattgtgaagtcCCTGTGGCCAAGGAACACATCTACaaactcccaaactcttagtattgtgttgtacacacagtaaatgttctgtcaatcaatcaatccatcattggtatgtattgagtgcttacagtgtgcagaacactatacaagtgcttgggagagcacaatacaacaaagtttgtaataataatcattaataattatgtatttgttaagcacttaactacctgccaggcactgtactaagcactgggctggatacaagtagatcgggttggacacagtccctgtcccacgtgtggctcacagtctcaatccccgttttacaaatgaggtaactgcggcccagagaacttaaatgacttgcccaaagtcacagagctgacaagtggcggagtcaggattagaacccatgacctctgactcccaaacccgggctctttccactcagccacactgcctctcatagacacattccatgcccacaatgagctttctgtCTCAAGAggaaacagaccttaatataaataaatgaattatggagaaaattttctctcctacttaaattatgagctccatgtgggacagggactgtgtccaacttgattatcttgaatcttccccaatgCATATGACTTCGAGCCTACAGAGTTGAGGAAGAACAGACTTTTAATAGGCATTTATATagaagaggacactgaggcacagaaaagttaggtgacttgtccaaggtccaaaAGAaagcaagtggccaagccaggattggaaccctggtctcctgactcccaggccaatgctcttttgaCTAGGAAAAACTGGTTCCTTTCTCCTTCTGGGACCCAGTTTCTTCTCTTATTCTTGGGCCTATATGTTCCTTCTCTTGTGGCTTAAATCTCctgttcattcacttgtatttattgaacgcttacggtgtgcagagcactgtactaagtgcttggaaagtcagtTCGGAGCCACTACAGTCTCTGAGCCCTATGGTGACTGGCTCATGGCAtttgctctgcattcaataagcgattaataaatatgattgaatgaattggacaCATTCCAATTTTCCCCACCGGAAAAGGGTAGTGTCCTCTGGGTCCACCATTAGCCACTTACCAGCCACCACTTCAACAAGTTGCCTCCTGGGGACAGGATCCCAAATGCGAGCATCAGATCACTTTGTTGTGACCCCTGGCCTGAGGGCCCACAGGTCCAGGCCTAGATTTTCTCCAGGGCCCTAGTCAGAGGGTGCCCTGGGGCCAAGCAAGGAACTGATGGAGATGGAGCAGGTCGGCGGAGGAGGTGGTGGATCCTAAGTGGGAAGTAGCAAGGGAGCTGAGCCGATTGGACTCCAGAAGTGAGAAAACCACCACTGGAGAAGTAGCACCTGATAGGTCTGGGAAGGCAGCGAGGCAGGCTGGATGGGGAAAGGAATAGAACTTTAAAGAAGGACCACTGCCCAAATGTGATGGCTGTTGGCCCGGGAGAGAGCACAGAAAAATCTTTGAGAACCAGAGAGACAGAAGCGGCTCTTAAGAACAATACCGAGTGGGACTGGTCCTGCCAAGAGGAGAGTCAGATGAGCAGCCATGACCCATCGCCCCAGGGTCCGGAGTGAGAAACCATAGACAGGACAAGGACAAGACAGGAGCTGAAAAAAAGCTACTGGAGAAGAGGACTGAAGTACTGACTCCGAGTGAACCAGAGATCCAGCTTAGGGCCAGTTGGAGTGACGGACCAGTCATTTCATTCACTTTTTTCCCATGTCTTAAGTAATCAAGAATACAACACTTGTCACTTTCCTtaactttattcatattaaataaCATCAGTATTAACCACAATGTTGAGGAATCAATAGGGTATTGGGGGAGCCATGAGGACCAGCCCCAAGggacgagagagacagagacaacaagagagagggagagaagagtcacCACCACCTTCCCAGGTGCAAGTGAGATGGCTTTTCTCCTCCGCTGGTCAGATGAGCATCTAGTTTCCATTCCCTTGAGGAATATTCTCGAGGATCCAGGAAGTGTAAGTGGCCACGTCAGCGTAAACTCCAGGGCGGTTTGGGAGGGCGCAGCCTTCTCCAAAGCTTACCACACCGGTCAGGACCCAAGTTCCATCCACTGGGCAGGCAAGAGGGCCCCCAGAGTCACCCTGCAAGAGACCAGAGGGATGGTGAGTGAGGAACGTGAGGGTTGCCCACTGACTAGGACCAACTGGGGGTACCTGGGGTGCGGCCCCTTACGTGGCAGGAATCCCGCTGGCCCTCTGGGTAGCCGGCGCAGATCATGCCCTCCAAGATGATGGGAGCCTCAGGAGTCTCTTCACCATCCCGTGGGGAGTAGCTGGTGGGAGAAGGCTCTTCAGGAGATGATGGTTGAGACTGGTGGTAGAAGTTGTCACAGGCCTCACGGTAGATGAGAGGCACTTCGACCTTCTGGAGAGTTACTGGAGGGGGCAGGTTTtctagggggagaggaggaagagagaggcaagGAATTGAACTAGACAGTAAATGAACTTCACCCCTGCCCCCACAGAGCAGAGATGGCGACAAGAAGGCCAGAGGGAAAGATGATACATGGCTCTTcgggagagaaaataataatgatactaatgataatcatccagagcttagaaggtgcctggcacatggtaagcacttaacaaatgctatcattattatgatgattataaaaataacaataataatagtatttgttcagcgcttactgtgggccaagtaccacactaggcgctggggtagatacaggttattagggtggacacagtccctggccctcatgaggctcacgttctaagtaaaaaggacagcaggtattgaatccccattctacagatgaggaaaaggaaaagttaagtgactttcccaaggtcatccagaaggcAAGTgcggaactgggagtagaacctaggtcctctgactccaaggcctgtgctttttccattaggccaagcggCTTCAAAAAGATCTGGAAAAGAGGGCCAGAAGGAGGCTGAGTCACTGGGTTAGATCCTGGGGTCgatggaaagaggggaggggagaactaGGGCATTATAGGGAGAACTTAGTGAAATTCAGGAAGACAGTTGAGAACAGGACTTGGTTCCTGGGAGAAGAGCAGGGTGTGGGGAGAAGTCAGGGCCTGGGGTTCAAGAGGTCCGCTGTCCAGCAGGGATGAGATCTTGGGgaaagctggggctggggggtgggtggaaggggggGTAGCTGGGTTGTGGAAAGGGAGTTAGGGTTACGGTTATTTCTGGGGCTGCCTGCCTCACCTTCCCCCGCTATGCTTCCCCAGCCAGTCGTCCAGCAAGGCGTGCCGGATGCGGGccgggaggaggcgtcggcgaTGCAGATGGGCTGAATCTTCTCCGTGAAGGACACTGGTTCCGAGAGTTCCAACAGGGCAATGTCGTAGCTGGCTTTAACGCTGCCCGTGAAGCTTGGGTGTGCCACAATCTGTTTCACATTGCGGGTGACGCCATCGGAGCTGATAGGCTCCAAGGTGTTTGTTCCCAGGATCACGGAGTAACTGGAGGGTTCCCgactgggagagggaagacgATTGGAAAgaccactcagccacttgtccacaACCAGCATGGTTTCCCACCCAGATGAGTGGATTTTCTTTTccataaggagggagggaggagaggggggaattcGTAAACTGTAAAACCTCTTTCACgccctcctgccttcctcctctacAACTCACCCACCCCCCTGCCTAGCAGGTTGCAATTTCCCCCT belongs to Ornithorhynchus anatinus isolate Pmale09 chromosome 2, mOrnAna1.pri.v4, whole genome shotgun sequence and includes:
- the LOC100092422 gene encoding serine protease 33-like, with protein sequence MEMTCKVRALELVSALGMVLLIPSGFTLPITGAYSLDNGEEGENQTNFNIVCGQSPNSNRIVGGEDAKDGEWPWQISLFYSNSHHCGGSLLTSTWVLTAAHCVFDREPSSYSVILGTNTLEPISSDGVTRNVKQIVAHPSFTGSVKASYDIALLELSEPVSFTEKIQPICIADASSRPASGTPCWTTGWGSIAGEENLPPPVTLQKVEVPLIYREACDNFYHQSQPSSPEEPSPTSYSPRDGEETPEAPIILEGMICAGYPEGQRDSCHGDSGGPLACPVDGTWVLTGVVSFGEGCALPNRPGVYADVATYTSWILENIPQGNGN